One window from the genome of Actinomycetota bacterium encodes:
- a CDS encoding SDR family oxidoreductase, with translation MELRLDGKTALVTGASKGIGFAISKVFAENGARVMLSSRKQEALEKAAAGIDGETEVFAANAGDPAQAEACVAATVERLGGLDVLVNNAATNPYMGPAIDCDLPRYDKTFDVNLRGPFVWTQLAWRAAMKARGGVVLNIASVGGLSFGGAIGTYDNTKAALIHLTKHLAVELAPKVRVNAIAPGLVKTDFARALWEPAEEAVASHVPLKRLGEPEDIARAALFLACDAASWVTGEVMVIDGGALISPGFGG, from the coding sequence ATGGAACTCCGACTCGACGGAAAGACCGCGCTCGTCACCGGGGCGTCGAAGGGCATCGGCTTCGCCATCTCCAAGGTGTTCGCGGAGAACGGCGCCCGGGTGATGCTCTCGTCGCGAAAGCAGGAGGCCCTCGAGAAGGCGGCGGCCGGCATCGACGGCGAGACCGAGGTGTTCGCTGCCAACGCAGGCGACCCGGCACAGGCGGAGGCCTGCGTGGCGGCGACCGTGGAGCGGCTGGGCGGACTCGACGTCCTGGTCAACAACGCCGCGACCAACCCCTACATGGGCCCGGCGATCGACTGCGACCTGCCGCGTTACGACAAGACCTTCGACGTGAACCTGCGCGGTCCGTTCGTGTGGACCCAGCTGGCGTGGCGGGCCGCGATGAAGGCGCGCGGTGGTGTGGTGCTCAACATCGCGTCCGTCGGTGGCCTCAGCTTCGGCGGCGCCATCGGCACGTACGACAACACCAAGGCCGCCCTCATCCACCTCACCAAGCACCTGGCGGTCGAGCTGGCGCCGAAGGTGCGCGTCAACGCCATCGCCCCGGGGCTGGTGAAGACCGACTTCGCCCGCGCCCTCTGGGAGCCCGCGGAGGAGGCGGTGGCTTCACACGTGCCCCTGAAGCGACTGGGCGAGCCCGAGGACATCGCCCGGGCGGCGCTCTTCCTCGCCTGCGACGCCGCCTCGTGGGTCACCGGCGAGGTGATGGTGATCGACGGCGGCGCGCTCATCTCCCCCGGCTTCGGCGGGTAG
- a CDS encoding bacterial proteasome activator family protein yields MSDSHTPQPPELVVVPDGGGTDGQEQASAAIESVAEPAKVMRIGAMVKELLEEVRRAPLDEKGRARLREIHETSIRELAEGLSPDLKEELARFSLPFDDNAPTEAELRIAQAQLVGWLEGLFHGIQAALFAQQMAARAQLEELNRRGLPPGTRSEPGPERPGTYL; encoded by the coding sequence ATGTCCGACTCCCACACGCCCCAACCGCCCGAGCTCGTCGTCGTGCCCGACGGTGGCGGCACCGACGGGCAGGAGCAGGCCTCGGCGGCGATCGAGTCCGTCGCCGAGCCGGCCAAGGTGATGCGCATCGGCGCCATGGTGAAGGAGCTCCTCGAGGAGGTACGCCGGGCGCCGCTCGACGAGAAGGGCCGGGCCCGCCTCCGCGAGATCCACGAGACCTCGATCCGCGAGCTCGCCGAGGGCCTTTCCCCCGACCTGAAGGAGGAGCTGGCGCGCTTCTCCCTGCCGTTCGACGACAACGCGCCCACCGAGGCGGAGCTCCGGATCGCCCAGGCCCAGCTGGTCGGGTGGCTCGAGGGCCTGTTCCACGGCATCCAGGCCGCGCTCTTCGCCCAGCAGATGGCCGCGCGGGCCCAGCTGGAGGAGCTGAACCGCCGGGGCCTGCCCCCGGGCACCCGCTCCGAGCCGGGCCCCGAGCGCCCCGGCACCTACCTGTAG
- a CDS encoding Rrf2 family transcriptional regulator has product MKVSTRGDYASRALLSLALHTDEAGPTSVRDIAERTGLPQPYLEQILLALKGAGLVRSKRGVGGGYVLARDPAEITLSEIVSAVDGPIVAGDFGEPHQNGACDHEGQCVLLALWADVGEHMRQHLLSFTLADIAARAQGLRRPLDALT; this is encoded by the coding sequence GTGAAGGTCTCCACGCGGGGCGACTACGCGAGCCGGGCCCTGCTGTCACTCGCGCTCCACACCGACGAGGCCGGCCCGACCTCGGTGCGCGACATCGCCGAGCGCACCGGTCTCCCCCAGCCCTACCTCGAGCAGATCCTGCTCGCGCTCAAGGGCGCGGGACTGGTGCGGTCGAAGCGGGGCGTGGGCGGGGGCTACGTGCTCGCGCGCGACCCCGCGGAGATCACGCTCAGCGAGATCGTGAGCGCGGTCGACGGTCCGATCGTGGCCGGCGACTTCGGCGAGCCGCACCAGAACGGCGCGTGCGACCACGAGGGCCAGTGCGTGCTGCTCGCGTTGTGGGCCGACGTCGGCGAGCACATGCGCCAGCACCTGCTGTCGTTCACCCTCGCCGACATCGCGGCGCGGGCCCAGGGGCTGCGCCGGCCCCTCGACGCCCTCACCTGA
- a CDS encoding LLM class F420-dependent oxidoreductase gives MRVGLFVPSVAPIATPEFLTAFARAAEDNGFASVWLGEHVVLFDEYESLYPYAGDGKITIPATSGMLDPFAALGFIAASTERVRIGTAVCLLPQRNPVATAKEISTVDWLAAGRLDVGIGIGWLREEFEALDAPFPQRAARCREYVEVCKRLWCDEVSSYEGRFYRLPACRMFPKPVQQPHPPLYFGGESDAALRRVADLGDGWHAFNLMPDAARERVAALHRLLDERGRSRADVDVTVSPYLEPVRPEHLVQFRDAGVDQLVLMAFALDAAGIRDTIGRLGEEYCAPATKL, from the coding sequence GTGCGTGTCGGCCTGTTCGTGCCGAGCGTGGCGCCGATCGCGACGCCCGAGTTCCTGACCGCCTTCGCCCGAGCGGCAGAGGACAACGGGTTCGCGTCGGTGTGGTTGGGCGAGCACGTGGTGCTCTTCGACGAGTACGAGTCGCTCTATCCGTACGCAGGTGACGGCAAGATCACCATCCCTGCCACGTCGGGGATGCTCGACCCCTTCGCCGCCCTCGGGTTCATCGCCGCGAGCACCGAGCGCGTGCGCATCGGCACTGCCGTGTGCCTGCTGCCGCAACGCAACCCGGTGGCGACGGCCAAGGAGATCTCGACGGTCGACTGGCTGGCCGCGGGGCGGCTCGACGTGGGCATCGGCATCGGTTGGCTGCGCGAGGAGTTCGAGGCGCTCGACGCCCCGTTCCCACAACGCGCCGCCCGTTGCCGCGAGTACGTCGAGGTGTGCAAGCGCCTCTGGTGCGACGAGGTGTCGTCCTACGAGGGCCGCTTCTACCGCCTGCCCGCGTGCCGCATGTTCCCCAAGCCGGTCCAGCAGCCGCATCCACCCCTGTACTTCGGCGGCGAGAGCGACGCCGCGCTGCGCCGGGTGGCCGACCTGGGCGACGGCTGGCACGCGTTCAACCTGATGCCCGACGCGGCGCGCGAGCGGGTCGCCGCGCTCCATCGCCTGCTCGACGAGCGGGGCCGCAGCCGCGCCGACGTCGACGTCACCGTCTCCCCGTACCTGGAGCCGGTTCGACCCGAGCACCTCGTGCAGTTCCGCGACGCGGGCGTCGACCAGCTCGTCCTGATGGCGTTCGCGCTCGATGCCGCGGGCATCCGCGACACCATCGGACGGTTGGGCGAGGAGTACTGCGCGCCCGCGACGAAGTTGTGA
- a CDS encoding thioredoxin domain-containing protein, with the protein MPRTIGSGVVNRLADETSPYLQQHKDNPVDWYPWGDEAFARARAEDKPVLLSVGYSACHWCHVMAHESFEDGETAALMNDLFVNVKVDREERPDVDAVYMDAVQAMTGQGGWPMTMFLTPERRPFYGGTYYPPVARHGMPSFTDVCRAVDDAWRTRRDELLGQADKLTAALDRTLTVTSDATAGEVGRDVLDGATEALASQFDRQWGGFGRAPKFPHETGIELLLRASARGDRPQLLDLAVTTLDAMASGGIYDHLGGGFARYSVDNRWLVPHFEKMLYNQALLGRCYLHAWQISGEPRFLQVLDETITYVLRDLRHADGGFYSAEDADSEGEEGRFYVWTLDEVTALLGDDARAAVEHWGITAAGNFEGANILHLPERGALARDSGLEHARQVLFEAREKRVRPGLDDKVLTEWNALFLATLAEAAAATGRHDWMDAATACGEFLLARLRGVDGRWLRSFNAGRAHHLAYAADYAALVDAFTRLGEASGRRRWTDVARETADAMLDLFWDDDGGGLFTTGHDAERLITRAKDVLDNATPAANSLAAVALLRLGALVGEPRYEERATTIIDLLAGPLVRQPTAFAHLLAAVDLATSSISEVAVVGDRPELVRAVQARYLPDAVLAWGEPYPSPMFEGREPGLAYVCENYACKRPVDDADALVAQLTSVPGG; encoded by the coding sequence ATGCCGCGAACAATAGGCTCGGGCGTCGTGAACCGACTGGCGGACGAGACCAGCCCCTACCTGCAGCAGCACAAGGACAACCCGGTCGACTGGTACCCGTGGGGCGACGAGGCGTTCGCCCGGGCACGCGCCGAGGACAAGCCGGTGCTGCTCTCCGTCGGCTACTCCGCCTGTCACTGGTGCCACGTGATGGCGCACGAGTCCTTCGAGGACGGCGAGACCGCGGCGCTGATGAACGACCTCTTCGTCAACGTGAAGGTCGATCGCGAGGAGCGCCCCGACGTCGACGCGGTCTACATGGACGCGGTGCAGGCGATGACCGGTCAGGGGGGCTGGCCGATGACGATGTTCCTCACGCCCGAACGACGGCCGTTCTACGGCGGCACCTACTACCCCCCGGTGGCCCGCCACGGCATGCCGAGCTTCACCGACGTGTGCCGCGCGGTCGACGACGCCTGGCGGACGCGGCGCGACGAGCTGCTCGGGCAGGCCGACAAGCTCACGGCCGCGCTCGACCGCACGCTCACGGTCACGAGCGACGCGACGGCCGGTGAGGTCGGGCGCGACGTGTTGGACGGCGCAACCGAGGCGCTCGCATCGCAGTTCGACCGGCAGTGGGGAGGCTTCGGCCGGGCGCCGAAGTTCCCGCACGAGACGGGCATCGAGCTGCTCCTCCGCGCGTCCGCGCGCGGTGATCGCCCGCAGCTGCTGGACCTCGCGGTGACGACGCTCGACGCCATGGCGTCCGGAGGCATCTACGACCACCTGGGCGGAGGGTTCGCGCGCTACTCCGTCGACAACCGCTGGCTGGTCCCGCACTTCGAGAAGATGCTGTACAACCAGGCGCTCCTCGGGCGGTGCTACCTCCACGCCTGGCAGATCAGCGGCGAGCCGCGCTTCCTGCAGGTGCTCGACGAGACGATCACCTACGTGCTGCGCGACCTGCGTCACGCCGACGGCGGCTTCTACTCCGCGGAGGACGCCGACTCCGAGGGCGAGGAGGGCAGGTTCTACGTCTGGACGCTCGACGAGGTCACGGCTCTGCTCGGCGACGACGCGCGTGCGGCCGTCGAGCACTGGGGCATCACCGCGGCGGGCAACTTCGAGGGCGCCAACATCCTGCACCTGCCCGAGCGCGGTGCGCTCGCGCGCGACAGCGGGCTCGAGCACGCCCGGCAGGTGCTCTTCGAGGCACGCGAGAAGCGCGTCCGCCCCGGGCTCGACGACAAGGTGCTCACCGAGTGGAACGCGCTGTTCCTCGCCACACTGGCCGAGGCGGCGGCCGCCACCGGGCGCCACGACTGGATGGACGCGGCGACCGCGTGCGGCGAGTTCCTGCTGGCGAGGCTCCGCGGTGTGGACGGGCGCTGGCTGCGGTCGTTCAACGCCGGACGCGCCCACCATCTCGCCTATGCGGCCGACTACGCCGCCCTGGTCGACGCCTTCACCCGCCTCGGTGAGGCCTCCGGGCGCCGCCGCTGGACCGACGTGGCGCGCGAGACCGCCGACGCGATGCTCGACCTGTTCTGGGACGACGACGGCGGCGGCCTGTTCACGACGGGCCACGACGCCGAGCGCCTCATCACGCGTGCCAAGGACGTGCTCGACAACGCCACGCCCGCCGCCAACTCGCTCGCCGCCGTCGCGCTCCTCCGCCTCGGCGCGCTGGTCGGCGAGCCGCGCTACGAGGAGCGGGCGACCACGATCATCGACCTCCTCGCCGGTCCGCTCGTCCGGCAGCCGACCGCGTTCGCGCACCTGCTCGCGGCCGTCGACCTCGCCACGTCGTCGATCAGCGAGGTCGCCGTCGTCGGCGACCGACCCGAGCTGGTGCGCGCCGTGCAGGCGCGCTATCTCCCCGACGCGGTGCTCGCGTGGGGCGAGCCGTACCCCTCACCGATGTTCGAGGGACGAGAGCCGGGCCTCGCGTACGTCTGCGAGAACTACGCGTGCAAGCGACCGGTCGACGACGCCGACGCGCTGGTCGCGCAGCTCACCAGCGTCCCCGGTGGATGA
- the dnaE gene encoding DNA polymerase III subunit alpha: MLDGAARIGEVVAAAVADGQPAIGITDHGNMYGVLDFYKECRAQGITPIIGTEAYMAAESRWERPVRRGRVDDTGGDVDGGEKLYYHLTLLSENDAGYRNLMKLSSAAYLEGYYYKPRLDWELLERHHDGVIATTGCLGGVVLQALLEGDVEKATALAARLQDIFGRDNLFVELQDHGLEAQRRTNPQLIDIARRLDAPLLATNDSHYTHRDDHVAHDALLCVQTNSSMDDPKRFKFDGEEHYLKSAAEMRRLFEHWPEACDNTLWIAERANVEIEFGKPELPSFPLPEGFATDAEYLRRLTLQGAERRYGAPVPEQARARVDYELGVIADMGFSAYFLVVWDLIRHAREKGIRVGPGRGSAAGCCVAYCLGIVDLDPIRYDLLFERFLNPGRKQMPDIDMDFDSRYRGEMIRYATEKYGWDHVAQIVTFSTIKARAAVRDAARVLNYPYAVGDRIAKAMPALIMGRDTPLRACLEPEAGHDDGYKMAGELREMYAADPDARKVIDVAKGLEGLRRQDGIHAAAVVITNQPLTEYLPIQRKPLTAAGSGDRAASSDRANGSIDDAPIVTQYEMHGVEDLGLLKMDFLGLRNLDVIEQTREIIRESRGVDVDIDSVPLDDELTFAMLQRGDSIGVFQLEGGPMRALMRSLTPTSFDDVAALVALYRPGPMAANMHNDYADRKNGRKPITYLHPDLEELLADTQGLMIYQESVMRVAQKFAGYTLEEADNLRKACGKKIRALLKAERQKFVAGCTARGYGEQLGTKLFDVIEPFADYAFNKSHSYGYGYVAYQTAWLKAHYPVEYLAALLTSVKDDKDRTAVYLAECRALGIKVLVPDVNLSSSDFIARGDTIPFGLSAIRNVGTGLVAHVVSERERNGPFVDFYDFCERVDPMVLNKRTVESLVKGGAFDCLGHPRRGLLMVFEQIVDRVLNRRRREAEGQFDLFSGLGGGSERPGASDERVPIPDHEFDKSQRLAFEKEMLGLYVSDHPLMGAEAALRREVDCTLAELREMRDGDTRWVGGVVTALSRKYTKKGDLMAVFTLEDLQAAVEVMVFPKTMHEYGPQLADDTVVCVKGRLDLREEPAKIIALEIRRPALVLGDQRELSLTLPVHSLTSSLVERLKSVLREHPGATRVVLHVGDTRIRLPDEFNVDDRNGLCAELRTLPGPIGLMG; the protein is encoded by the coding sequence ATGCTCGACGGCGCGGCCCGCATCGGGGAGGTGGTGGCCGCCGCGGTGGCCGACGGGCAGCCCGCGATCGGCATCACCGACCACGGCAACATGTACGGCGTCCTCGACTTCTACAAGGAGTGCCGGGCCCAGGGCATCACCCCGATCATCGGGACCGAGGCGTACATGGCCGCCGAGAGCCGTTGGGAGCGGCCCGTGCGGCGGGGGCGGGTCGACGACACCGGCGGCGACGTCGACGGTGGCGAGAAGCTCTACTACCACCTCACCCTGCTGTCCGAGAACGACGCCGGCTACCGCAACCTCATGAAGCTGTCGAGCGCGGCGTACCTCGAGGGCTACTACTACAAGCCCCGGCTCGACTGGGAGCTGCTCGAGCGGCACCACGACGGCGTCATCGCCACCACGGGCTGCCTCGGTGGCGTCGTGCTGCAGGCGCTGCTCGAGGGCGACGTCGAGAAGGCCACGGCGCTCGCGGCGCGGCTGCAGGACATCTTCGGGCGCGACAACCTCTTCGTCGAGCTCCAGGACCACGGGCTCGAGGCGCAGCGCCGCACCAACCCGCAGCTCATCGACATCGCGCGCCGGCTCGACGCGCCGCTGCTCGCCACCAACGACAGCCACTACACCCACCGCGACGACCACGTCGCCCACGACGCCCTGCTCTGCGTGCAGACCAACTCGTCGATGGACGACCCCAAGCGCTTCAAGTTCGACGGCGAGGAGCACTACCTCAAGTCCGCGGCAGAGATGCGGCGGCTCTTCGAGCACTGGCCGGAGGCGTGCGACAACACGCTGTGGATCGCGGAGCGCGCCAACGTCGAGATCGAGTTCGGCAAGCCCGAGCTGCCGTCGTTCCCGCTGCCCGAAGGCTTCGCCACCGACGCCGAGTACCTGCGCCGGCTCACGCTGCAGGGCGCCGAGCGGCGCTACGGCGCACCGGTGCCCGAGCAGGCGCGCGCTCGCGTCGACTACGAGCTCGGTGTCATCGCCGACATGGGGTTCTCCGCGTACTTCCTCGTCGTCTGGGACCTCATCCGCCACGCGCGCGAGAAGGGAATCCGGGTGGGCCCCGGGCGCGGGAGCGCGGCGGGATGCTGCGTGGCGTACTGCCTCGGCATCGTCGACCTCGACCCGATCCGCTACGACCTGCTGTTCGAGCGCTTTCTCAACCCGGGCCGCAAGCAGATGCCCGACATCGACATGGACTTCGACTCGCGTTACCGGGGCGAGATGATCCGCTACGCCACCGAGAAGTACGGCTGGGACCACGTGGCCCAGATCGTCACGTTCTCCACGATCAAGGCCCGGGCGGCGGTCCGCGACGCGGCACGCGTCCTCAACTACCCGTACGCGGTCGGCGACCGCATCGCGAAGGCGATGCCCGCGCTGATCATGGGACGCGACACGCCGCTGCGCGCGTGCCTCGAGCCCGAGGCGGGCCACGACGACGGCTACAAGATGGCCGGCGAGCTACGCGAGATGTACGCGGCCGACCCCGATGCCCGCAAGGTCATCGACGTGGCCAAGGGCCTCGAGGGCCTGCGGCGCCAGGACGGCATCCACGCGGCGGCGGTGGTGATCACCAACCAGCCGCTCACCGAGTACCTGCCCATCCAGCGCAAGCCCCTCACCGCGGCCGGCAGCGGCGACCGGGCCGCGAGCAGCGACCGGGCGAACGGCTCGATCGACGACGCGCCGATCGTCACGCAGTACGAGATGCACGGCGTCGAGGACCTGGGCCTGTTGAAGATGGACTTCCTCGGCCTGCGCAACCTCGACGTCATCGAGCAGACGCGCGAGATCATCCGCGAGTCCCGCGGCGTCGACGTCGACATCGACAGCGTCCCCCTCGACGACGAGCTCACGTTCGCGATGCTGCAGCGGGGCGACTCGATCGGGGTGTTCCAGCTCGAGGGCGGCCCCATGCGTGCCCTGATGCGCTCGCTCACCCCGACTTCGTTCGACGACGTGGCCGCGCTCGTGGCGCTCTACCGGCCGGGGCCGATGGCGGCCAACATGCACAACGACTACGCCGACCGAAAGAACGGCCGCAAGCCCATCACCTATCTGCACCCCGATCTCGAGGAGCTACTGGCGGACACGCAGGGCCTGATGATCTACCAGGAGTCGGTCATGCGCGTCGCCCAGAAGTTCGCGGGGTACACGCTCGAGGAGGCCGACAACCTGCGCAAGGCGTGCGGCAAGAAGATCCGCGCCCTCCTCAAGGCCGAGCGCCAGAAGTTCGTCGCCGGCTGCACCGCCCGGGGCTACGGAGAGCAGCTGGGCACCAAGCTCTTCGACGTCATCGAGCCGTTCGCCGACTACGCGTTCAACAAGAGCCACTCCTACGGCTACGGGTACGTCGCCTACCAGACCGCCTGGCTCAAGGCCCACTACCCGGTCGAGTACCTCGCCGCCCTGCTCACGTCGGTGAAGGACGACAAGGACAGGACCGCCGTCTACCTGGCGGAGTGCCGCGCCCTCGGCATCAAGGTGCTGGTCCCCGACGTCAACCTGTCGTCCTCGGACTTCATCGCGCGCGGCGACACCATCCCGTTCGGCCTCTCCGCCATCCGCAACGTGGGCACCGGCCTGGTCGCGCACGTGGTGAGCGAGCGCGAGCGCAACGGTCCCTTCGTCGACTTCTACGACTTCTGCGAGCGCGTCGACCCGATGGTGCTCAACAAGCGCACGGTCGAGTCACTCGTGAAGGGCGGCGCCTTCGACTGCCTGGGCCATCCCCGACGGGGGCTGCTCATGGTGTTCGAGCAGATCGTCGACCGCGTCCTCAACCGGCGCCGGCGCGAGGCCGAGGGCCAGTTCGACCTCTTCTCGGGCCTCGGTGGCGGGAGCGAGCGCCCCGGGGCGTCCGACGAGCGCGTCCCCATCCCCGACCACGAGTTCGACAAGTCGCAGCGCCTGGCGTTCGAGAAGGAGATGCTCGGGCTCTACGTGAGCGACCACCCGCTGATGGGCGCCGAGGCCGCGCTGCGCCGCGAGGTCGACTGCACGCTGGCGGAGCTGCGCGAGATGCGCGACGGCGATACCCGCTGGGTCGGCGGCGTCGTCACCGCGCTGAGCCGCAAGTACACCAAGAAGGGCGACCTCATGGCCGTCTTCACCCTCGAGGACCTGCAGGCCGCGGTCGAGGTGATGGTGTTCCCGAAGACGATGCACGAGTACGGGCCGCAGCTCGCCGACGACACCGTCGTGTGCGTCAAGGGTCGCCTCGACCTGCGGGAGGAGCCCGCCAAGATCATCGCCCTCGAGATCAGGCGCCCCGCGCTCGTGCTCGGCGACCAGCGCGAGCTGAGCCTCACGTTGCCGGTGCACTCGCTCACCTCGTCGCTCGTCGAGCGACTGAAGAGCGTCCTGCGGGAGCACCCGGGCGCCACCCGGGTGGTGCTGCACGTCGGCGACACGCGTATTCGCCTCCCCGACGAGTTCAACGTCGACGATCGCAACGGCCTCTGCGCCGAGTTGCGAACCCTCCCCGGACCGATTGGACTGATGGGCTGA
- a CDS encoding nitroreductase family protein has translation MQFDDVVRRRRMVRNFDDRPVPADVVERILANAQRAPSAGFSQGWAFLVLEGRDETARFWSATFDDDAARAAFRWQGLFRAPLVIVPLAHKQAYLDRYAEPDKGWTDRDERRWPVPYWDIDTGFAALLMLLTAVDAGLGALFFGIFTPDAFRAAFGVPDAYTPIGALAIGWPRADEPSPSLRRGRRPAADVIHRGRW, from the coding sequence GTGCAGTTCGACGACGTCGTCCGGCGCCGGCGGATGGTGCGCAACTTCGACGACCGGCCCGTGCCGGCCGACGTGGTGGAGCGCATCCTGGCCAATGCCCAGCGCGCGCCGTCGGCCGGGTTCAGTCAGGGTTGGGCGTTCCTCGTGCTCGAAGGTCGCGACGAGACGGCGCGCTTCTGGTCGGCGACATTCGACGACGATGCCGCGCGCGCCGCCTTCCGGTGGCAGGGCCTTTTCCGCGCCCCGTTGGTGATCGTACCGCTGGCGCACAAGCAGGCATACCTCGACCGCTACGCCGAGCCCGACAAGGGCTGGACGGATCGCGACGAGCGGCGCTGGCCCGTGCCGTACTGGGACATCGACACCGGGTTCGCGGCGTTGCTCATGCTCCTCACCGCCGTCGACGCGGGTCTGGGCGCGCTGTTCTTCGGCATCTTCACGCCCGACGCGTTCCGCGCCGCCTTCGGCGTGCCCGACGCCTACACGCCGATCGGCGCGCTGGCCATCGGCTGGCCGCGAGCCGACGAGCCCTCACCGTCGCTGCGGCGCGGTCGCCGGCCGGCCGCCGACGTCATCCACCGGGGACGCTGGTGA
- a CDS encoding alkaline phosphatase family protein translates to MDAAAGGADWRSGEAGRGAGRPVLPAYGGACIDGVMHALLMGPTPAWVPAPARGARQTVLLVLDGLGWEQLTERARLAPTLSRMTGGPITTVVPSTTATALTSLTTGLSPAKHGVVGYRVRVEGDQVLNVLRWRTSAGDARVTLPPEDFQLAEPFGGVHPPVITRAEFAETGFTTAHLSGVRFYGWRMPSTLVSTVGQLLEDGEPFVYAYYDGVDKVAHEFGLGRQYDAEVAAADRVSEEIMALLPPDAALVVTSDHGQVDVGENVVSLATDVLDRVTMLSGEGRFRWLHARPGQSDALAAAARRCHGDRAWVRTLAEATSEGWFGGDLTADGISRLGDVVIAARDAVAFLDPGDTGEVHLRSRHGSLTSAEMLVPLLAARA, encoded by the coding sequence ATGGATGCGGCCGCCGGCGGGGCTGACTGGCGCAGCGGGGAGGCGGGCCGCGGCGCGGGCCGCCCCGTCCTTCCCGCGTACGGCGGTGCGTGCATCGACGGCGTCATGCACGCACTCCTCATGGGGCCGACGCCGGCGTGGGTGCCCGCGCCCGCACGCGGCGCCCGCCAGACCGTGCTGCTCGTGCTCGACGGGCTGGGCTGGGAGCAGCTCACCGAGCGGGCGCGTCTGGCTCCCACTCTGTCGCGCATGACCGGCGGCCCCATCACCACGGTCGTGCCCTCGACCACGGCCACCGCGCTCACGTCACTGACGACCGGACTATCGCCCGCCAAGCACGGCGTCGTCGGCTACCGCGTCCGCGTCGAGGGCGACCAGGTGCTCAACGTCCTGCGCTGGCGCACGTCGGCGGGCGACGCCCGCGTCACGCTGCCGCCCGAGGACTTCCAGCTCGCCGAGCCGTTCGGCGGCGTCCACCCACCGGTCATCACGCGCGCCGAGTTCGCGGAGACGGGCTTCACGACCGCGCACCTGTCGGGCGTGCGGTTCTACGGCTGGCGCATGCCTTCCACCCTCGTGAGCACGGTGGGCCAGTTGCTGGAGGACGGCGAGCCCTTCGTCTACGCGTACTACGACGGTGTCGACAAGGTCGCGCACGAGTTCGGTCTGGGCCGGCAGTACGACGCCGAGGTCGCCGCGGCCGACCGCGTGTCTGAGGAGATCATGGCGCTCCTGCCACCGGACGCGGCGCTCGTCGTCACGTCCGACCACGGCCAGGTCGACGTGGGCGAGAACGTCGTCTCGCTCGCCACCGACGTGCTCGATCGGGTGACGATGCTGTCGGGCGAGGGACGCTTCCGCTGGCTCCACGCCCGTCCCGGACAGAGCGATGCGCTCGCGGCGGCTGCCCGCCGCTGTCACGGTGACCGGGCGTGGGTGCGCACGCTGGCGGAGGCGACGAGCGAGGGATGGTTCGGTGGCGACCTCACGGCCGACGGCATCTCCCGGCTGGGCGATGTCGTCATCGCGGCGCGTGACGCGGTCGCGTTCCTCGATCCCGGCGACACCGGCGAGGTCCACCTGCGCAGCCGCCACGGTTCGCTCACGTCGGCGGAGATGCTCGTCCCCTTGTTGGCCGCGCGGGCCTGA
- a CDS encoding SMP-30/gluconolactonase/LRE family protein, whose translation MRAEVVVDGIEFGEGPVWCERDGTLVVTSVTGGCLWRVWPEAGRCELLADTDGGANGATPTADGGFLVTNNGGVDLTATGVIENPPPPRFAPPGLQHVSADGEVTYLARDGLRAPNDLCVGDDGVVYFTDPGHFPPPRGELVGRVMAYERDGTLRTHADGFWYCNGIAFDLAGNLVVIERAGLQRLNPDGTREWVIETLGHGAGDGFCLDRDGRYYVASTIEHGVRVIEDGKDVEFLEIEGEGVTTNCCFGGADGRLLFATDAVPGRVVVWEGLTTPGLPVHAWPGPGPHSFSS comes from the coding sequence GTGCGCGCCGAGGTCGTCGTCGACGGCATCGAGTTCGGGGAGGGCCCGGTGTGGTGCGAGCGCGACGGGACCCTCGTCGTCACGAGCGTCACGGGCGGTTGCCTCTGGCGCGTCTGGCCCGAAGCCGGGCGGTGCGAGCTGCTGGCCGACACCGACGGCGGCGCCAACGGCGCGACACCGACGGCCGACGGCGGCTTCCTCGTCACCAACAACGGGGGCGTCGACCTCACTGCGACGGGCGTGATCGAGAACCCTCCGCCCCCGCGGTTCGCGCCGCCGGGACTGCAGCACGTGAGCGCGGACGGCGAGGTCACCTACCTCGCCCGCGACGGGCTGCGCGCGCCCAACGACCTGTGCGTCGGGGACGACGGCGTCGTGTACTTCACCGACCCGGGGCACTTCCCACCGCCGAGGGGCGAGCTCGTCGGGCGGGTGATGGCCTACGAGCGCGACGGCACCCTGCGCACCCATGCCGACGGCTTCTGGTACTGCAACGGCATCGCCTTCGACCTCGCGGGAAACCTGGTCGTCATCGAGCGCGCCGGCCTGCAGCGGCTCAACCCTGACGGCACCCGCGAGTGGGTCATCGAGACGCTCGGTCACGGCGCGGGTGACGGCTTCTGCCTCGACCGTGACGGCCGCTACTACGTCGCCTCGACCATCGAGCACGGCGTGCGGGTGATCGAAGACGGCAAGGACGTCGAGTTCCTCGAGATCGAGGGCGAGGGCGTCACCACCAACTGCTGCTTCGGTGGCGCCGACGGGCGGCTGCTGTTCGCCACCGACGCCGTCCCCGGCCGCGTCGTCGTGTGGGAGGGGCTCACCACGCCCGGCCTACCCGTTCACGCCTGGCCGGGGCCCGGCCCCCACTCGTTCTCGTCGTAG